Proteins from a single region of Mailhella massiliensis:
- the pstB gene encoding phosphate ABC transporter ATP-binding protein PstB, with translation MQNVKMETVSLNFFYGAKQALKNISLRFPEKKVTALIGPSGCGKSTYLRCLNRMNDLVAGSRAEGAILLDGQDINTRECDVVSLRRRVGMVFQRPTSFPKSIFENVAYGLRVNGEKSESVIAAKVEESLKRAALWGEVKDRLSDSALALSGGQQQRLCIARALAVEPEILLMDEPTSALDPIATQQIEEGIGQLKEQLTVIIVTHNMQQAARVSDYTAFFYMGDLIESGETDMMFTRPRLKQTEDYITGRFG, from the coding sequence ATGCAGAATGTCAAGATGGAGACGGTGTCGCTGAACTTCTTTTACGGAGCAAAGCAGGCGCTGAAGAATATCAGTCTCCGTTTTCCCGAAAAAAAGGTAACGGCGCTCATCGGTCCTTCCGGCTGCGGCAAGAGTACCTATCTGCGCTGTCTGAACCGCATGAACGATCTTGTGGCCGGCAGCAGGGCGGAAGGTGCCATCCTGCTGGACGGCCAGGATATCAATACCCGCGAATGCGATGTGGTTTCCCTGCGCCGGAGGGTGGGCATGGTGTTCCAGCGCCCCACCTCCTTCCCCAAGAGCATTTTTGAAAACGTGGCCTACGGCTTGCGTGTGAACGGAGAAAAGTCGGAATCCGTCATTGCCGCAAAGGTGGAAGAGAGCCTGAAGCGGGCGGCCCTGTGGGGCGAAGTGAAGGATCGTCTTTCCGATTCCGCGCTGGCGCTTTCCGGCGGTCAGCAGCAGCGTCTCTGCATAGCCCGCGCCCTTGCCGTGGAGCCGGAAATACTGCTCATGGACGAACCCACCTCCGCGCTGGACCCCATCGCCACGCAGCAGATAGAGGAAGGTATCGGCCAGCTCAAGGAACAGCTCACCGTCATCATCGTTACGCACAACATGCAGCAGGCGGCCCGCGTTTCCGATTATACGGCCTTCTTCTACATGGGCGATCTCATAGAGTCCGGTGAAACGGACATGATGTTTACCCGTCCCCGCCTGAAACAGACGGAAGATTACATCACGGGGCGCTTCGGATAG
- a CDS encoding response regulator transcription factor, translating to MDNKQPVILVVEDDDDIRELVAFSLEEEGYHVEQAADGLRGQEMAETLKPDLIILDLMLPGRDGLSVCRELNRHAAESMPCPILMLTARGEEMDRIIGFEYGADDYVVKPFNIRELMLRVKAILRRRSMDTGKKVVVRHGVSLDQQGRRVSIDGRTLELTALEYRIFEDFFLNAGRIRTREELLSSVWGYQFEGYERTVDVHIARLRRKLGDAAQYLETVRGMGYRYKE from the coding sequence GTGGACAACAAACAGCCTGTCATACTTGTTGTGGAGGACGACGACGATATCCGTGAGCTGGTGGCTTTTTCTCTGGAAGAGGAAGGTTACCATGTCGAACAGGCCGCCGACGGTCTTCGCGGGCAGGAAATGGCCGAGACCCTCAAGCCGGATCTCATCATCCTCGATCTCATGCTGCCCGGAAGGGACGGGCTTTCCGTGTGCCGCGAGCTCAACAGGCACGCTGCGGAAAGTATGCCCTGTCCCATACTCATGCTCACGGCGAGGGGCGAGGAAATGGACCGCATCATCGGCTTTGAATACGGAGCCGACGATTATGTGGTTAAACCTTTTAATATCCGTGAACTGATGCTGCGCGTCAAGGCCATCCTGCGCCGCCGCAGCATGGATACCGGGAAAAAGGTCGTCGTGCGGCACGGCGTCAGCCTCGATCAGCAGGGCCGCCGTGTGTCCATCGACGGCCGCACGCTGGAACTGACCGCGCTGGAATACCGCATTTTTGAGGATTTCTTCCTCAACGCCGGCCGCATACGCACGCGTGAAGAGCTTCTTTCCTCCGTGTGGGGCTACCAGTTCGAGGGATATGAACGCACGGTCGACGTGCATATCGCCCGCCTGCGCCGCAAGCTCGGAGACGCCGCCCAGTACCTGGAGACGGTACGCGGCATGGGCTATCGCTATAAGGAATAG
- the pstC gene encoding phosphate ABC transporter permease subunit PstC yields the protein MNTRKERLIQWLLAGISTLSILSMAGIVLFLLLDGLPFFKDYPLFDFLFGLGWYPTDEPMEFGILPLIAGSFTVMLLATVIAVPLGVATAIYLAEVAKPGMRRIVKPFVELLAALPSVVIGFFGMVVVAPFLQNYFGAASGLNLLNAGLMLAFMSVPIICSVAEDAIYSVPRELREASLSLGATKWETLIRVVLPAASSGIGTAVMLGMSRSIGETMVVLMVAGGAAVIPTSLFDSVRPIPASIAAEMAEAPFHSEHYFALFATGIVLIIFTLIFNATAFRIAEKRNSGIGC from the coding sequence ATGAACACTCGCAAGGAACGACTCATTCAATGGCTGCTGGCCGGCATATCGACGCTTTCCATCCTTTCCATGGCGGGCATCGTTCTCTTTCTGCTGCTGGACGGCCTCCCCTTCTTCAAGGATTATCCCCTCTTCGACTTCCTGTTCGGTCTGGGCTGGTACCCCACCGACGAGCCCATGGAATTCGGCATACTTCCCCTCATCGCCGGTTCCTTCACCGTCATGCTGCTGGCCACCGTCATTGCGGTTCCCCTCGGCGTGGCCACGGCCATCTATCTTGCGGAAGTGGCGAAGCCCGGTATGCGCCGTATCGTCAAGCCCTTCGTGGAACTGCTCGCCGCCCTGCCCTCCGTGGTCATCGGCTTCTTCGGCATGGTGGTCGTAGCTCCCTTCCTTCAGAACTATTTCGGGGCCGCTTCCGGCCTCAACCTGCTCAACGCCGGACTCATGCTGGCCTTCATGAGCGTGCCCATCATCTGCTCCGTGGCCGAGGACGCCATCTACTCCGTCCCGCGCGAACTGCGCGAAGCCTCGCTCTCCCTCGGCGCCACCAAATGGGAAACGCTCATCCGCGTGGTGCTCCCCGCCGCCAGTTCCGGCATAGGTACTGCCGTCATGCTGGGGATGTCCCGCTCCATAGGCGAAACCATGGTCGTGCTCATGGTGGCCGGCGGCGCGGCCGTCATTCCCACCTCGCTGTTCGATTCCGTGCGCCCCATTCCCGCCTCCATTGCTGCGGAAATGGCGGAGGCCCCCTTCCACAGCGAACATTATTTCGCCCTGTTCGCCACCGGCATCGTGCTCATCATCTTCACGCTCATCTTCAACGCCACCGCCTTCCGCATCGCGGAAAAGCGCAATTCCGGCATAGGCTGCTGA
- a CDS encoding phosphate ABC transporter substrate-binding protein, translated as MKIKSIVMSALLALSAVSPAAAAESITINGSTTVLPIIQKASEHFMASYPDISIVLSGGGSGTGIKSLLDGITDVAMSSRDVKSSETKLAADKKMELTRTVIGVDALVPIVNTKNPVKDLSIEKLRDIFAGKITNWKELGGNDAVIVVVNRDNSSGTYECWKELVMKDARVMPKALTQASNGGVAQNVATNPNAIGYIGMGYLNDNVKGLTIGGVEASAETALAKKWPLSRELYLFTNGKPAGNTGKFMDFMLDPKLGQQDVLKAGYIPLGK; from the coding sequence ATGAAAATCAAAAGCATCGTCATGAGCGCCCTGCTCGCCCTCTCTGCGGTTTCCCCCGCCGCTGCGGCCGAATCCATCACCATCAACGGTTCCACCACCGTGCTGCCCATCATTCAGAAGGCCTCCGAACACTTCATGGCGAGCTACCCCGACATTTCCATCGTCCTTTCCGGCGGCGGTTCCGGTACGGGCATCAAGTCCCTTCTTGACGGCATCACCGACGTGGCCATGTCTTCCCGCGACGTCAAGTCCAGCGAAACCAAGCTCGCCGCCGACAAGAAGATGGAACTCACCCGCACCGTCATCGGCGTGGACGCCCTGGTGCCCATCGTCAACACCAAGAACCCCGTCAAGGATCTTTCCATTGAAAAGCTGCGCGACATCTTCGCCGGAAAGATCACCAACTGGAAGGAATTGGGCGGCAACGACGCCGTCATCGTGGTCGTCAACCGCGACAACTCCTCCGGCACCTACGAATGCTGGAAGGAACTCGTGATGAAGGACGCCCGGGTCATGCCCAAGGCCCTCACCCAGGCCAGCAACGGCGGCGTCGCCCAGAACGTGGCCACCAATCCCAACGCCATCGGTTATATCGGTATGGGATATCTGAACGACAACGTCAAGGGCCTCACCATCGGCGGCGTCGAGGCTTCCGCCGAAACCGCCCTTGCCAAGAAGTGGCCCCTCTCCCGCGAACTGTATCTCTTCACCAACGGCAAGCCTGCGGGCAACACCGGCAAGTTCATGGATTTCATGCTTGATCCCAAGCTCGGCCAGCAGGATGTCCTGAAGGCGGGCTATATCCCGCTCGGAAAGTAG
- a CDS encoding ATP-binding protein gives MKNTTFSIKIFFCFCVVILFSVLVPCGYFLHSIKQESIDLSREEAFREVSFVQTCILDEVKKAGGSPKSVLPEMLKNFYSGGEHRVTLIDAEGVVLYDSFAENVAELENHRYHEEVALAFAHGEGSSVRHSASLDTPFVYAAKRVAIPGTSINVIRVAAPLSLVETHAADRSRALMAGAVAALIFAVGFAAFMSMRFRRSLQLMITSVENLATPGSRSGRISLRALPGDEFAPLASAVNSMAQRMEVQVNHILAQKAQLDAVLNSIAEGVLVVDHEGCVRSVNATLVRLFPRAAHAEGLQPVEVIPSPELQKGIESLKHEVPEKPVQFEMDNMSGRKLQVLICPIVGESKLLMAVAVFHDITEMSVLMDMRRDFVANVSHELRTPLTAIMGYAESLKRYVTEKRALHFLEVIDRNSQYMATMVKDLLQLSSIENGSIPMDIKPISASSIIHGGMDLCRTSAEAKRLEFHEELKEGDFPVNADAEYLTRVVRNLLENACRYAPEGSRIVISVEPDRESGMAVFRVADSGPGIPPELRVRVFERFYRVEKHRGGQVSTGLGLAICKHVVERHGGCIGVEDGPGCIMRFTIPLA, from the coding sequence ATGAAGAACACCACGTTTTCCATCAAGATATTTTTCTGTTTCTGTGTCGTCATTCTGTTTTCCGTGCTGGTGCCGTGCGGATATTTTCTGCACAGCATCAAGCAGGAAAGCATTGATCTCTCGCGGGAGGAGGCCTTCCGCGAGGTATCCTTCGTGCAGACCTGCATTCTGGACGAGGTGAAGAAGGCGGGAGGCTCGCCGAAGAGCGTCCTGCCGGAAATGCTGAAGAATTTCTACTCCGGCGGGGAACACCGCGTGACGCTTATCGACGCCGAGGGCGTGGTGCTGTACGATTCCTTTGCCGAAAACGTCGCCGAGCTGGAAAATCACCGTTATCATGAGGAAGTGGCCCTTGCCTTCGCTCATGGAGAAGGCTCCAGCGTAAGGCACAGCGCAAGCCTCGATACGCCGTTCGTCTACGCCGCAAAGCGCGTCGCCATACCGGGAACGTCCATCAACGTCATCCGCGTGGCCGCGCCGCTTTCCCTGGTGGAAACTCATGCCGCCGACAGAAGCCGTGCGCTCATGGCGGGCGCCGTGGCGGCGCTGATCTTTGCCGTGGGCTTTGCCGCCTTCATGTCCATGCGCTTCCGCCGTTCCCTGCAGCTCATGATCACTTCGGTGGAAAACCTGGCCACTCCCGGCAGCCGCAGCGGCCGCATCAGCCTGAGAGCGTTGCCCGGCGACGAATTCGCGCCGCTGGCCTCCGCCGTCAATTCCATGGCCCAGCGCATGGAAGTGCAGGTGAATCATATTCTCGCCCAGAAGGCCCAGCTCGACGCCGTGCTCAACAGTATCGCCGAGGGCGTGCTCGTGGTGGATCACGAAGGCTGCGTGCGCAGCGTCAACGCCACTCTGGTACGTCTCTTCCCCCGCGCTGCCCATGCCGAGGGCCTGCAGCCCGTGGAAGTGATTCCTTCTCCCGAACTGCAGAAGGGGATAGAATCGCTCAAGCATGAAGTGCCGGAAAAGCCCGTGCAGTTTGAAATGGACAACATGTCGGGCCGCAAGCTTCAGGTGCTGATCTGCCCCATTGTGGGAGAAAGCAAGCTGCTCATGGCCGTGGCCGTGTTCCACGATATTACGGAAATGTCTGTACTCATGGACATGCGGCGGGATTTCGTGGCCAACGTTTCCCACGAACTGCGCACTCCTCTGACGGCCATCATGGGTTATGCCGAAAGTCTGAAGCGCTACGTCACGGAAAAAAGGGCGCTGCATTTTCTGGAAGTCATCGACCGCAATTCCCAGTACATGGCTACCATGGTCAAGGATCTGCTCCAGCTCTCCAGCATAGAGAACGGTTCCATTCCCATGGATATCAAGCCCATATCCGCATCCTCCATCATTCATGGCGGTATGGATCTGTGCCGCACCTCGGCGGAAGCCAAGCGGCTGGAATTTCATGAAGAACTCAAGGAAGGCGATTTTCCCGTCAATGCCGATGCGGAATATCTGACAAGAGTGGTCCGCAATCTGCTGGAAAACGCCTGCCGCTACGCGCCCGAAGGTTCCCGCATCGTGATTTCCGTGGAGCCGGACAGGGAATCGGGCATGGCCGTGTTCCGCGTTGCAGACAGCGGGCCGGGCATTCCGCCGGAACTGCGCGTGCGGGTATTCGAACGCTTTTACCGGGTGGAAAAGCACAGGGGCGGTCAGGTTTCCACGGGCCTCGGCCTTGCCATCTGCAAGCATGTCGTGGAAAGGCACGGCGGCTGCATAGGCGTTGAGGACGGCCCCGGCTGCATCATGCGCTTCACCATTCCCCTTGCCTGA